A portion of the Rhinolophus sinicus isolate RSC01 linkage group LG03, ASM3656204v1, whole genome shotgun sequence genome contains these proteins:
- the F2RL2 gene encoding proteinase-activated receptor 3 isoform X1: protein MKALIFAAAGVTFLSLTFCQSGLENDSDNLAEPMLSIKTFRGAPPNSFEEFPLSAIEGWTGTKSVNIKCPEERVSNLHVSNATMGYLSSSLSTKLIPAIYILLFAVGVPANAVTLWMLFFRTRPICMTIFYINLAIADFLLCATLPFKIAYHLSGNNWVFGEFMCRATTVIFYGNMYCSILLLTCLSISRYLAIVHPFTYRGLPKRTYALVTCGLVWATVFLYMLPFFILKQEYYLVQLDITTCHDVHNTCESSSPFQLYYFISLAFFGFLIPFVVIIYCYTAIIRTLNTYDQRWSWYVKASLLILVIFTICFAPSNIILIIHHATYYYNTDGLYFIYLIALCLGSLNSCLDPFFYFLMSKIKDHSTAYLTIVKSS, encoded by the exons ATGAAAGCCCTCATCTTTGCAGCTGCTGGAGTAACGTTTCTGTCGCTCACTTTTTGTCAAAGCG GATTGGAAAATGATTCAGACAACTTGGCAGAGCCAATGTTATCTATTAAGACCTTTCGTGGAGCCCCCCCAAATTCTTTTGAAGAGTTCCCCCTTTCGGCCATAGAAGGTTGGACAGGAACCAAAAGTGTAAATATTAAGTGCCCTGAAGAAAGAGTTTCAAATCTCCACGTCAGTAATGCTACCATGGGGTATCTGAGCAGCTCCTTAAGTACCAAACTGATACCCGCCATCTACATCCTGCTGTTCGCAGTAGGTGTGCCAGCCAACGCAGTGACCCTGTGGATGCTCTTCTTCAGGACCAGACCAATCTGTATGACCATCTTCTACATCAACTTGGCCATTGCAGATTTTCTTTTGTGTGCCACACTGCCCTTTAAAATAGCTTACCATCTCAGTGGGAACAATTGGGTATTTGGAGAGTTCATGTGTCGGGCCACCACGGTCATCTTTTATGGCAACATGTACTGCTCCATTCTGCTCCTCACCTGCCTCAGCATCAGTCGCTACCTAGCCATTGTCCATCCTTTCACTTACCGGGGGCTGCCCAAGCGCACCTATGCCTTGGTAACATGTGGATTGGTGTGGGCTACAGTTTTCTTATACATGTTGCCATTTTTCATCCTGAAGCAGGAGTATTATCTTGTCCAGCTGGACATTACCACCTGCCATGATGTCCACAACACATGCGAGTCTTCATCTCCCTTCCAACTCTACTACTTCATCTCCTTGGCATTCTTTGGATTCTTAATTCCATTTGTGGTCATCATCTACTGCTACACAGCCATCATTCGGACACTTAATACATATGATCAGAGATGGTCGTGGTATGTTAAGGCGAGTCTCCTCATTCTCGTGATCTTTACCATTTGCTTTGCTCCAAGCAATATTATACTTATTATTCACCATGCCACCTACTATTACAACACTGATGGCTTATACTTTATCTATCTCATAGCTTTGTGCCTTGGTAGTCTGAATAGTTGCCTAgatccattcttttattttctcatgtcaAAAATTAAAGATCACTCCACTGCTTACCTTACAATAGTGAAATCATCTTAG
- the F2RL2 gene encoding proteinase-activated receptor 3 isoform X2 → MKALIFAAAGVTFLSLTFCQSGLENDSDNLAEPMLSIKTFRGAPPNSFEEFPLSAIEGWTGTKSVNIKCPEERVSNLHVSNATMGYLSSSLSTKLIPAIYILLFAVGVPANAVTLWMLFFRTRPICMTIFYINLAIADFLLCATLPFKIAYHLSGNNWVFGEFMCRATTVIFYGNMYCSILLLTCLSISRYLAIVHPFTYRGLPKRTYALVTCGLVWATVFLYMLPFFILKQEYYLVQLDITTCHDVHNTCESSSPFQLYYFISLAFFGFLIPFVVIIYCYTAIIRTLNTYDQRWSWYVKGWTWEGKAQK, encoded by the exons ATGAAAGCCCTCATCTTTGCAGCTGCTGGAGTAACGTTTCTGTCGCTCACTTTTTGTCAAAGCG GATTGGAAAATGATTCAGACAACTTGGCAGAGCCAATGTTATCTATTAAGACCTTTCGTGGAGCCCCCCCAAATTCTTTTGAAGAGTTCCCCCTTTCGGCCATAGAAGGTTGGACAGGAACCAAAAGTGTAAATATTAAGTGCCCTGAAGAAAGAGTTTCAAATCTCCACGTCAGTAATGCTACCATGGGGTATCTGAGCAGCTCCTTAAGTACCAAACTGATACCCGCCATCTACATCCTGCTGTTCGCAGTAGGTGTGCCAGCCAACGCAGTGACCCTGTGGATGCTCTTCTTCAGGACCAGACCAATCTGTATGACCATCTTCTACATCAACTTGGCCATTGCAGATTTTCTTTTGTGTGCCACACTGCCCTTTAAAATAGCTTACCATCTCAGTGGGAACAATTGGGTATTTGGAGAGTTCATGTGTCGGGCCACCACGGTCATCTTTTATGGCAACATGTACTGCTCCATTCTGCTCCTCACCTGCCTCAGCATCAGTCGCTACCTAGCCATTGTCCATCCTTTCACTTACCGGGGGCTGCCCAAGCGCACCTATGCCTTGGTAACATGTGGATTGGTGTGGGCTACAGTTTTCTTATACATGTTGCCATTTTTCATCCTGAAGCAGGAGTATTATCTTGTCCAGCTGGACATTACCACCTGCCATGATGTCCACAACACATGCGAGTCTTCATCTCCCTTCCAACTCTACTACTTCATCTCCTTGGCATTCTTTGGATTCTTAATTCCATTTGTGGTCATCATCTACTGCTACACAGCCATCATTCGGACACTTAATACATATGATCAGAGATGGTCGTGGTATGTTAAG GGCTGGACTTGGGAAGGCAAGGCACAGAAATAA